A single window of Paracoccus albus DNA harbors:
- the rarD gene encoding EamA family transporter RarD, translating into MTQQPQQIDSPKGFAFALATYIFWGVLPLYLKALSHIPPAEVIAHRVIWSLPIAAGALILQGRTADIRAAITRPRLLAMAALTAALITCNWLIYVWSIANAHTVEAALGYYINPLFSVCLAALLLGERLIWLQWVAVGLAFLAVAILTAETGSLPLVAVGLFLSWGFYAFFKRSLPLGPNQGFTLEVAILTFPALAYLIWLHMNGGGHFGRNWADTLLLIGCGPATAIPLMFYANAAKLLKLSTIGILQYITPTMIFLVAVLIFGEPFDGAKRIAFPLIWLALVIYSYTLIRAARDRRRRLHNETSLRPE; encoded by the coding sequence ATGACACAGCAACCTCAACAGATTGATTCGCCAAAGGGCTTTGCCTTCGCACTGGCGACCTACATCTTCTGGGGTGTCCTGCCGCTTTATCTGAAAGCTTTGTCGCATATTCCCCCGGCAGAGGTGATTGCACACCGCGTCATATGGTCCCTGCCCATCGCCGCCGGGGCACTGATTCTGCAGGGCCGCACGGCCGATATTCGCGCCGCCATCACCCGCCCTCGCCTGCTGGCGATGGCCGCGCTGACGGCAGCGCTGATCACCTGCAATTGGCTGATCTATGTCTGGTCCATCGCCAATGCCCATACGGTAGAAGCCGCGCTTGGCTATTACATCAACCCGCTGTTTTCGGTCTGCCTTGCCGCCCTGCTGCTGGGCGAGCGCCTCATCTGGCTGCAATGGGTCGCTGTGGGCCTTGCCTTTCTGGCCGTCGCCATCCTGACCGCGGAAACCGGCAGCCTTCCGCTGGTGGCTGTCGGGCTGTTTCTGTCATGGGGTTTCTATGCGTTCTTCAAGCGCAGCCTGCCGCTTGGCCCAAATCAGGGCTTCACGCTGGAAGTTGCCATCCTGACCTTCCCGGCCCTGGCCTATCTGATCTGGCTGCATATGAATGGCGGCGGTCATTTCGGGCGCAACTGGGCCGACACGCTGCTGTTGATCGGCTGCGGCCCGGCCACCGCAATTCCGCTGATGTTCTATGCCAATGCCGCCAAGCTGCTGAAGCTGTCCACCATCGGCATCCTGCAATATATCACGCCAACGATGATCTTCCTTGTCGCGGTCCTGATCTTCGGCGAACCCTTCGACGGCGCAAAACGCATCGCTTTTCCGCTGATCTGGCTGGCACTCGTGATCTATTCCTACACCCTCATCCGCGCAGCGCGTGACCGCAGGCGCCGGCTGCACAACGAAACCAGCCTGCGCCCGGAATAG
- a CDS encoding pore-forming ESAT-6 family protein: MFKSTVIAFGLAMAASAATAQDAQDPDAAVSAARNQLGVLEYCQAEGHIDGNAVEIQGKMIEMLPAATDEDAAVAAYEKGKEGTVSAMGVEQTLAEAATAQSADEAALCAQLAQLVEQAGEQLPQ, from the coding sequence ATGTTTAAGTCCACAGTTATTGCATTTGGTCTGGCAATGGCCGCAAGCGCGGCAACGGCGCAGGACGCGCAGGACCCCGACGCCGCTGTGTCGGCGGCGCGCAACCAGCTGGGCGTTCTGGAATATTGTCAGGCGGAAGGTCATATCGACGGCAATGCGGTCGAGATCCAGGGCAAGATGATCGAAATGCTCCCTGCCGCGACCGACGAGGACGCCGCCGTTGCCGCCTATGAGAAGGGCAAAGAAGGTACCGTCAGCGCCATGGGCGTGGAACAGACGCTGGCTGAGGCCGCGACCGCCCAAAGCGCCGATGAGGCCGCACTTTGCGCCCAGCTTGCCCAACTGGTCGAGCAGGCGGGCGAGCAGCTTCCGCAGTAA